From Mycolicibacterium nivoides, a single genomic window includes:
- the treY gene encoding malto-oligosyltrehalose synthase — MPSPILSTYRLQMRGDCCTFDDAVNLLDYLDRLGVSHLYLSPILTAAHGSTHGYDVTDPTTVSASLGGREGLRRLSEAARSRGMGLIVDIVPNHVGVAHPEQNPWWWDLLRHGRASAYADYFDIDWDLDSGRIVLPVLGSDDDVADLVLDGDVLRLGDLVFPVAPGTGSGTGSEVHDRQHYRLRGWRTGICGYRRFFSITSLAALRQEDRTVFDASHVEVKRWFEEGLVDGLRIDHPDGLSDPAGYLGWLRELTGPEAWIVVEKILAADESLDASLPVDGTTGYDALREVGGLFIAPSGESPLTAVSGRPDPDAERTLKTAAVTDTLSSELSRLCRAIATVTARQDPQLPAAVAALISRIGVYRSDYPSLGAIVPVAMQETSWAAMELTDTLSTVATALSTSDEVVSRFNQLCGAATAKAVEDCLFYRDARLVSLNEVGGAPELFGVSAAEFHQRTTTRMRARPTAMTTLSTHDTKRGEDVRARIGLLSQVPETWADSVERWSASSTPPERETALFLWQNIFGVWPVDGAVTDELRARLHAYAEKAIREAATRTSWHDPCVDFENEVHGWLDRVLDGPVAAELTALVGRLEAHARNDSLGQKLIQLTAPGIPDVYQGTETTEDSLVDPDNRRPVDYAALRDALERGDDDKLRVTTAALTLRRARPATFRAGGYTPLPATGTAAAHLVSFLRGQDVVVAACRWTVALAETGWADTVLPLPAGRWLDRLSGRQWAGRVPLTDLLADSPVALLERTDD, encoded by the coding sequence ATGCCCAGCCCCATCCTGTCCACGTATCGGCTCCAGATGCGCGGCGACTGCTGCACATTCGATGACGCGGTGAATCTCCTGGACTATCTCGACCGGCTGGGAGTCTCACATCTCTACCTGTCGCCGATCCTGACCGCCGCGCACGGATCCACACACGGCTACGACGTGACCGATCCCACCACGGTATCGGCCTCCCTCGGCGGCAGGGAGGGACTGCGCAGATTGTCAGAGGCTGCCCGATCCCGCGGCATGGGCCTGATCGTGGACATCGTGCCCAACCACGTCGGCGTCGCCCACCCCGAGCAGAACCCGTGGTGGTGGGATCTGCTGCGGCATGGCCGCGCCTCGGCCTACGCGGACTACTTCGACATCGATTGGGATCTCGACAGCGGGCGGATCGTGTTGCCGGTCCTGGGTTCCGACGACGACGTCGCCGACCTGGTGCTCGACGGCGACGTGCTGAGACTGGGCGACCTGGTGTTCCCGGTGGCGCCCGGAACCGGCTCGGGCACCGGCAGCGAGGTCCATGACCGCCAGCACTACCGGCTGAGGGGTTGGCGCACCGGGATCTGCGGCTACCGTCGCTTCTTCTCGATCACGTCCCTGGCGGCGCTGCGCCAGGAGGACCGCACCGTCTTCGACGCGAGCCACGTGGAGGTCAAGCGCTGGTTCGAGGAGGGCCTGGTGGACGGCCTGCGGATCGACCATCCGGACGGATTGTCCGACCCCGCGGGCTATCTGGGGTGGTTGCGCGAACTCACCGGTCCCGAAGCCTGGATCGTGGTCGAGAAGATCCTGGCGGCCGACGAGAGCCTCGATGCGTCACTGCCCGTCGACGGCACCACCGGCTACGACGCGCTGCGCGAGGTCGGTGGACTGTTCATCGCCCCGTCAGGGGAAAGCCCACTCACCGCGGTGAGTGGGCGCCCGGATCCTGACGCCGAACGCACGCTCAAGACCGCGGCGGTCACCGACACCCTGTCCAGCGAACTGAGCCGGCTGTGCCGGGCCATCGCGACGGTGACCGCGAGGCAGGACCCGCAGCTGCCGGCGGCCGTGGCAGCACTCATCAGCAGGATCGGCGTCTACCGCAGTGACTATCCGTCGCTCGGCGCGATCGTTCCGGTGGCCATGCAGGAGACATCCTGGGCCGCAATGGAACTGACCGACACGCTGTCCACCGTCGCGACGGCCCTTTCCACCAGCGACGAGGTGGTGTCCCGGTTCAACCAACTGTGTGGTGCGGCGACGGCCAAGGCTGTCGAGGACTGCCTGTTCTACCGCGACGCCCGCCTGGTGTCGCTCAACGAGGTCGGCGGTGCACCAGAGTTGTTCGGGGTGTCGGCAGCCGAGTTCCACCAGCGGACGACCACGCGGATGCGCGCCCGGCCGACGGCGATGACCACGTTGTCGACCCACGACACCAAGCGCGGAGAGGACGTCCGCGCCCGGATCGGGCTGCTGTCCCAGGTCCCCGAGACGTGGGCCGATTCGGTCGAGCGGTGGTCGGCATCGTCCACTCCCCCGGAGCGGGAGACCGCACTGTTCTTGTGGCAGAACATTTTCGGCGTCTGGCCGGTGGACGGAGCCGTCACCGACGAGCTTCGTGCCCGGTTGCACGCCTACGCCGAGAAGGCGATCCGGGAAGCCGCCACCCGAACCTCCTGGCATGACCCGTGCGTGGACTTCGAGAACGAGGTGCACGGTTGGCTGGACCGGGTCCTCGACGGTCCGGTCGCAGCCGAACTGACGGCGCTGGTGGGTCGGCTCGAGGCGCACGCCCGGAACGACAGCCTGGGCCAGAAACTCATCCAGCTGACCGCGCCCGGCATACCCGACGTCTACCAGGGCACCGAAACGACCGAGGACAGTCTGGTCGATCCGGACAACCGTCGCCCCGTCGACTATGCGGCGCTGCGTGACGCGTTGGAGCGCGGGGACGATGACAAGCTGCGGGTGACCACGGCTGCGCTGACACTGCGCCGCGCGCGGCCGGCGACCTTCCGGGCCGGCGGCTACACGCCGCTGCCCGCCACCGGTACCGCCGCGGCACACCTGGTGTCGTTTCTGCGCGGTCAGGATGTCGTGGTGGCGGCATGCCGGTGGACCGTGGCACTGGCCGAAACCGGCTGGGCCGACACGGTATTGCCCTTACCCGCCGGCCGGTGGCTGGATCGGCTCAGTGGCCGGCAGTGGGCCGGGCGGGTGCCGCTGACCGACCTGCTCGCCGATTCGCCGGTGGCCTTGCTGGAGCGCACGGATGACTGA
- a CDS encoding 8-amino-7-oxononanoate synthase has product MTRTDLSPLAWLADVEQQRRQAGLRRELRTRPAVATELDLASNDYLGLSQHPEVLDGGVEALRTWGAGAGGSRLVTGNTELHEGFETALATFVGAESALVFSSGYTANLGAVVALSGPGSLLVSDALTHASLVDACRLSRARVSVTPHRDVDAVDAALSARTEERAVVLTESVFSTDGALAPLRELHAVCRRHGALLLVDEAHGLGVRGPGGQGLLYETGLAGAPDVVMTTTLSKALGSQGGVVLGPEAIRAHLIDAARPFIFDTGLAPAAVGAAWAALRVLTAEPQRAQAVLDHAAALARISGDTAVPDSAVVSVILGEPEVAVAAAAACLDRGVRVGCFRPPTVPEGTSRLRLTARASLTADEMDLARQVLTEVLSKARL; this is encoded by the coding sequence GTGACCCGCACGGATCTTTCACCGCTGGCCTGGCTCGCAGACGTCGAGCAGCAGCGCAGGCAGGCCGGACTGCGCCGTGAACTGCGCACTCGCCCTGCTGTGGCCACCGAGCTGGACCTGGCCTCCAACGACTACCTGGGGCTGTCGCAGCACCCGGAGGTGCTCGACGGTGGCGTCGAGGCGCTGCGGACCTGGGGCGCGGGTGCCGGTGGATCACGCTTGGTCACGGGCAACACCGAGTTGCACGAAGGGTTCGAGACCGCCCTGGCGACGTTCGTCGGCGCCGAGTCGGCGCTGGTCTTCTCCTCGGGTTACACCGCCAACCTTGGTGCCGTCGTCGCATTGTCCGGTCCCGGCTCGCTGCTGGTCTCCGACGCTCTCACGCACGCGTCGCTCGTCGACGCCTGCCGGTTGTCGCGCGCCCGGGTGAGCGTCACCCCACATCGCGACGTCGACGCGGTCGATGCGGCGCTGTCGGCGCGCACCGAGGAACGCGCGGTGGTCCTGACCGAGTCCGTGTTCAGCACCGACGGAGCGCTGGCGCCGTTGCGTGAGCTGCATGCGGTCTGTCGCCGCCACGGCGCGCTCCTGCTCGTCGACGAGGCGCATGGGCTGGGTGTGCGTGGCCCGGGTGGACAGGGTCTGCTGTACGAGACCGGCCTGGCCGGGGCGCCGGACGTGGTCATGACGACGACCCTGTCGAAGGCGCTGGGCAGCCAGGGCGGCGTGGTGCTCGGCCCGGAGGCGATCCGTGCCCATCTCATCGACGCGGCCCGTCCGTTCATCTTCGACACCGGCCTGGCGCCGGCGGCCGTCGGCGCCGCGTGGGCCGCACTGCGGGTGCTGACCGCCGAACCTCAGCGAGCTCAAGCCGTGTTGGACCATGCCGCCGCACTCGCCCGGATTTCCGGGGACACCGCGGTGCCGGACTCCGCGGTCGTCTCGGTGATCCTCGGTGAGCCCGAGGTGGCCGTGGCCGCGGCCGCCGCGTGCCTGGACCGTGGGGTGCGGGTGGGGTGCTTCCGTCCTCCGACGGTGCCCGAGGGCACCTCGCGGCTGCGCTTGACCGCACGGGCCTCGCTGACCGCCGACGAGATGGACCTGGCCCGCCAGGTGTTGACCGAGGTGCTGTCGAAGGCCCGGTTGTGA
- the treZ gene encoding malto-oligosyltrehalose trehalohydrolase yields MTEFTVWAPKPDRVRVDVDGALHEMTRTADGWWRAEVSCRADARYGFVLDEDATVLPDPRSARQPDGVHERSQLWQPAPDAWTDAGWAGRSICGGVIYELHTGTFTPDGTFDAAIEKLDHLVDLGVDFVELMPVNAFNGTYGWGYDGVLWYAVHESYGGPDGLIRLIDACHARGLGVLIDAVFNHLGPSGNYLPRFGPYLSAGSNPWGSSINLSDADADEVRTYIIDCALRWMRDFHADGLRLDAVHALVDTTAIHLLEELAAETDALAEELGRPLSLIAESDLNDPRLITPRDRGGFGLTAQWDDDVHHAIHTAVSGERQGYYADFGSLATLAQTLKHGYFHAGTYSSFRHRRHGRPLDTATIPGTRLLAYTVTHDQVGNRAVGDRPSQLLTFGQLAVKAALALGSPYTAMLFMGEEWGSSSPFQFFSSHPEPELARATAEGRKAEFAEHGWDADEIPDPQDPETFLRSKLNWSEVSDGDHDRLHRTYRELIALRRTEPDLADPWLDHMSIDFDEQQRWIVLHRGALSIACNLGSDAVSVPVTGELVAAWEDPDIASGATVLAGHSFAILRTERVQ; encoded by the coding sequence ATGACTGAATTCACCGTGTGGGCGCCGAAGCCCGACCGCGTGCGGGTCGACGTGGACGGAGCGCTGCACGAGATGACGCGCACCGCCGACGGCTGGTGGCGGGCCGAGGTCAGCTGCCGCGCCGACGCCCGGTATGGGTTCGTTCTCGACGAGGACGCCACGGTACTGCCGGATCCTCGCTCAGCGCGTCAGCCCGACGGCGTGCATGAACGCTCACAGCTGTGGCAGCCCGCACCGGACGCCTGGACCGACGCCGGGTGGGCGGGCCGGTCCATCTGCGGCGGGGTGATCTACGAACTTCACACCGGAACCTTCACTCCCGATGGCACATTCGACGCCGCCATCGAGAAGCTCGACCACCTGGTGGATCTCGGCGTCGATTTCGTCGAGTTGATGCCGGTCAACGCGTTCAACGGCACCTACGGCTGGGGCTATGACGGGGTGCTCTGGTACGCGGTGCACGAATCCTACGGCGGACCGGACGGCCTCATCCGGCTGATCGACGCCTGCCACGCGCGTGGACTCGGCGTGCTGATCGACGCGGTGTTCAACCATCTCGGCCCGTCGGGCAACTATCTGCCGCGGTTCGGTCCATACCTGTCCGCCGGCAGCAATCCGTGGGGCAGTTCGATCAACCTGTCCGATGCCGACGCCGACGAAGTTCGCACCTACATCATCGACTGTGCGCTGCGCTGGATGCGCGACTTCCACGCCGACGGTCTGCGTCTGGATGCGGTGCATGCGCTGGTGGACACCACCGCGATCCATCTGCTCGAGGAACTGGCGGCCGAGACCGACGCCCTTGCCGAAGAACTCGGCCGTCCTCTCTCGTTGATCGCCGAAAGCGACCTGAACGACCCCCGGCTGATCACGCCGCGCGACCGTGGCGGCTTCGGCCTGACTGCACAGTGGGACGACGACGTCCACCACGCCATCCATACCGCGGTGTCGGGTGAACGGCAGGGCTACTACGCCGATTTCGGATCGCTGGCCACCCTGGCACAGACGCTCAAGCACGGATATTTCCACGCGGGCACATACTCGTCGTTCCGTCATCGCAGACACGGCCGTCCATTGGACACCGCCACCATTCCGGGCACGCGGCTGCTGGCCTACACCGTTACCCACGACCAGGTCGGCAACCGCGCCGTCGGCGACCGGCCGTCGCAGCTCCTGACATTCGGCCAGCTGGCCGTGAAGGCGGCGCTTGCGCTCGGATCCCCCTATACGGCAATGCTTTTCATGGGCGAGGAGTGGGGTTCCTCCTCACCGTTCCAGTTCTTCAGTTCGCATCCCGAGCCGGAATTGGCCCGCGCTACCGCCGAGGGTCGTAAGGCCGAATTCGCCGAGCACGGCTGGGATGCCGACGAGATCCCAGATCCGCAGGACCCGGAGACATTCCTGCGGTCCAAACTGAACTGGAGCGAGGTCTCCGACGGCGATCACGATCGGCTGCACAGGACCTATCGGGAGCTGATCGCGTTGCGGCGCACCGAGCCCGACCTCGCCGATCCGTGGCTGGATCACATGTCGATCGACTTCGACGAGCAGCAGCGGTGGATCGTTCTGCACCGTGGCGCCCTGTCGATCGCCTGCAACCTCGGTTCCGACGCCGTGTCCGTGCCGGTGACGGGCGAACTGGTCGCGGCGTGGGAAGACCCCGACATCGCTTCCGGCGCCACGGTATTGGCCGGTCACTCGTTCGCAATCCTGCGCACCGAGCGCGTTCAGTAG
- a CDS encoding acyltransferase family protein codes for MKTLDAPRTEPGTESGSVPRAVMGTRASGFYRHDLDGLRGIAIALVAMFHIWFGRVSGGVDVFLALSGFFFGGKILRIALNPDAPLWPLPEVVRLIRRLLPALVVVLAAAAVLTILVQPETRWETFADQSLASLGYYQNWELANTAADYLRAGEAVSPLQHIWSMSVQGQFYLAFLLLVFGFAFMGRRLFGRHLRTAFIVLLSALTIASFVYAIIAHNNDQATAYYNSFARGWELLVGALAGALVPAVRWPMWLRTVLATVSLAAILTCGWWIDGVKEFPGPWTLVPVGATVIFILTAANRTDDPRAGQRLPAPNRMLATKPFVSLGSMAYSLYLWHWPLLIFWLSYSGHAHANFLEGTIVLLVSGVLAWLTTRYIEEPLRSQKAKAATAAPALPLRVRLRRPTIVVGSIVGLLGVALTATSFTWREHVTVQRANGKELSGLSARDYPGARALIDHARVPKLPMRPTVLEAKDDLPASTTDGCISDFGNTDIINCTYGDKDSPRTVAVAGGSHAEHWITALDLLGRLHNFKVVTYLKMGCPLTTEETPLVMGDNRPYPKCHEWNEKVMARLIADRPDYVFTTSTRPWNIKPGDVMPGTYIGIWETLSQNNIPVLAMRDTPWLTRNGQPYFPYDCLANGGDSISCGIERSKVLSDHNPTLDFVGRFPLLKPLDMSDAVCRKDYCRVVEGNVLMYHDSHHISTTYMRTMTGELGRQMAAATGWW; via the coding sequence ATGAAAACCCTTGACGCCCCCCGGACGGAGCCCGGCACCGAATCCGGTTCCGTTCCACGCGCAGTCATGGGTACCCGTGCATCGGGTTTCTACCGCCACGATCTGGACGGACTGCGCGGCATCGCCATCGCCCTCGTGGCGATGTTCCACATTTGGTTCGGCCGGGTTTCCGGTGGTGTCGACGTTTTCCTGGCGCTGTCCGGATTCTTCTTCGGCGGCAAGATCCTGCGGATCGCACTCAATCCGGATGCGCCGCTGTGGCCGCTTCCCGAAGTGGTCCGGTTGATTCGGCGCCTGCTTCCCGCGCTGGTGGTGGTGCTTGCCGCAGCCGCCGTGCTGACGATCCTGGTGCAGCCCGAGACCCGCTGGGAAACGTTTGCTGACCAAAGCCTGGCAAGCCTGGGCTACTACCAGAACTGGGAGTTGGCCAACACTGCCGCGGACTACCTTCGCGCCGGTGAGGCGGTCAGCCCGCTCCAACACATCTGGTCGATGTCCGTCCAGGGGCAGTTCTACCTGGCCTTCCTGTTACTGGTCTTCGGGTTCGCTTTCATGGGCCGCCGGCTGTTCGGCCGCCATCTGCGCACCGCGTTCATCGTTTTACTGAGCGCGCTGACCATCGCGTCTTTCGTGTACGCGATCATCGCCCACAACAACGATCAGGCCACCGCCTACTACAACAGCTTTGCCCGCGGCTGGGAGCTGCTCGTCGGCGCGCTCGCCGGGGCGTTGGTGCCGGCGGTGCGGTGGCCGATGTGGTTGCGCACCGTCCTGGCGACCGTCTCGCTGGCCGCGATCCTGACGTGTGGCTGGTGGATCGACGGCGTCAAGGAGTTTCCCGGGCCGTGGACCCTGGTTCCGGTCGGCGCCACCGTCATCTTCATCCTGACCGCTGCCAACCGGACCGACGATCCGAGAGCGGGCCAGCGGTTGCCCGCACCCAACCGGATGCTGGCGACAAAGCCGTTCGTGTCGCTGGGCTCGATGGCCTACTCGCTCTACCTCTGGCACTGGCCGTTGCTGATCTTCTGGCTGTCCTACTCGGGCCATGCCCACGCCAACTTCCTCGAGGGCACGATCGTGCTGCTCGTGTCGGGCGTTCTGGCCTGGCTCACCACGCGCTATATCGAGGAGCCACTGCGCTCGCAGAAGGCCAAGGCCGCCACCGCGGCACCTGCCCTTCCGCTACGGGTCCGTCTGCGCCGGCCCACCATCGTTGTCGGCTCGATCGTCGGCCTTCTCGGTGTCGCCTTGACCGCCACTTCCTTCACCTGGCGTGAGCATGTCACCGTGCAGCGCGCCAACGGCAAGGAACTGTCGGGGCTGTCGGCCCGCGACTATCCCGGAGCACGCGCCCTGATCGACCACGCGCGGGTACCCAAACTGCCCATGCGCCCCACGGTGCTCGAGGCGAAGGACGATCTGCCGGCGTCCACGACGGACGGCTGTATCAGCGATTTCGGCAACACCGACATCATCAACTGCACCTACGGCGACAAAGACTCCCCGCGCACCGTCGCGGTGGCAGGCGGGTCGCATGCCGAGCACTGGATCACCGCCCTGGACCTGCTGGGCCGCCTGCACAACTTCAAGGTCGTCACCTACCTCAAGATGGGTTGTCCTCTCACCACGGAGGAAACGCCGCTGGTGATGGGCGATAACCGCCCGTATCCGAAATGCCATGAGTGGAACGAAAAGGTGATGGCCCGGCTCATCGCCGATCGGCCCGACTATGTGTTCACCACGTCCACCCGGCCGTGGAACATCAAGCCAGGTGACGTGATGCCGGGCACCTATATCGGAATCTGGGAAACTCTCTCGCAGAACAACATTCCGGTTTTGGCGATGCGCGATACCCCGTGGCTGACCCGAAACGGCCAGCCGTACTTCCCCTACGACTGCCTGGCCAACGGCGGCGACTCCATCTCCTGCGGCATAGAGCGGTCCAAGGTACTCTCCGACCACAACCCCACGCTGGATTTCGTCGGAAGGTTTCCTCTGCTCAAGCCACTCGACATGAGCGATGCGGTGTGCCGTAAGGACTATTGCCGCGTGGTGGAGGGAAATGTGTTGATGTACCACGATTCCCACCACATCTCCACGACGTACATGCGCACGATGACGGGTGAACTGGGCCGCCAGATGGCGGCGGCCACCGGTTGGTGGTGA
- a CDS encoding adenosylmethionine--8-amino-7-oxononanoate transaminase yields MAELTPAQINAIDAAHIWHPYSAMGSAALPPVVAVGAKGAWLTVIDPTDGAPIEVIDAMASWWTAVHGHGHPVLDRAISDQLATMNHVMFGGLTHEPAARLAQLLVELTPEGLETVFFSDSGSVSVEVAVKMALQYWRSLGRGSKHRLMTWRGGYHGDTFTPMSVCDPDGGMHELWSGENSVLVPQIFAPPVPADYQPAYSEAFERQLAEHAHELAAVIVEPVVQGAGGMRFHDPRYLADLRVICDRHDVLLIFDEIATGFGRTGKLFAAEHAGVSPDIMCVGKALTGGYITLAATLCTGEIARTISAGAPGALMHGPTFMANALACAVGVAAVELLIGGDWRAQVTEIEAGLREGLEPARTLPGVADVRVLGAIGVIEMREPVDMRVATLAALRHGLWLRPFGKLIYAMPPFICTCAEVEQITAGMVGVARALT; encoded by the coding sequence GTGGCTGAGCTGACACCAGCGCAGATCAATGCCATCGACGCCGCCCACATCTGGCATCCCTACAGTGCCATGGGCTCGGCGGCGCTTCCGCCGGTGGTGGCGGTCGGTGCCAAAGGCGCGTGGCTGACTGTGATTGACCCTACTGACGGCGCACCGATCGAGGTGATCGATGCGATGGCGTCCTGGTGGACCGCCGTGCACGGACACGGGCACCCGGTACTGGACCGTGCGATCAGTGACCAGCTCGCCACCATGAACCACGTCATGTTCGGCGGCCTGACCCACGAACCGGCCGCACGGCTGGCGCAGCTGCTGGTCGAGCTCACCCCCGAGGGCCTGGAGACCGTGTTCTTCAGCGATTCCGGGTCGGTGTCCGTCGAGGTGGCCGTCAAAATGGCGCTGCAGTACTGGCGCAGCCTGGGCAGAGGGTCCAAACACCGCCTGATGACCTGGCGCGGCGGCTACCACGGCGACACGTTCACCCCGATGAGCGTGTGTGATCCGGACGGCGGCATGCACGAGCTGTGGTCCGGGGAAAACTCAGTCCTGGTGCCCCAGATTTTCGCCCCGCCCGTGCCCGCCGACTATCAACCGGCCTACAGCGAGGCATTCGAGCGGCAGCTGGCCGAACACGCCCACGAGCTCGCCGCGGTGATCGTCGAACCCGTCGTGCAGGGCGCCGGGGGTATGCGTTTTCACGATCCCCGGTACTTGGCCGACCTGCGCGTGATCTGCGATCGCCACGATGTACTGCTGATCTTCGACGAGATCGCCACGGGATTCGGCCGCACCGGAAAGCTGTTCGCCGCCGAACATGCCGGGGTCAGCCCGGACATCATGTGCGTGGGCAAGGCGCTGACCGGCGGCTACATCACCCTGGCCGCCACGCTGTGCACCGGGGAGATCGCACGGACGATCAGCGCGGGGGCACCGGGCGCCCTCATGCACGGACCGACGTTCATGGCCAACGCGCTGGCCTGCGCCGTCGGCGTCGCTGCGGTGGAACTGCTGATCGGCGGTGACTGGCGGGCGCAGGTGACCGAGATCGAGGCCGGGCTGCGGGAAGGACTCGAGCCGGCCCGCACGTTGCCGGGCGTCGCCGATGTCCGCGTGCTCGGCGCCATCGGTGTAATCGAGATGCGCGAGCCGGTGGACATGCGGGTGGCCACGTTGGCGGCCCTGCGCCACGGGCTCTGGCTGCGCCCGTTCGGCAAATTGATCTATGCCATGCCGCCCTTCATCTGCACGTGTGCGGAGGTGGAACAGATCACCGCAGGCATGGTCGGCGTGGCTCGTGCACTAACCTGA
- the glgX gene encoding glycogen debranching protein GlgX, whose amino-acid sequence MSTVWPGEAYPLGATYDGAGTNFSLFSEVAERVELCLIAKDGTEHRINLEEVDGYVWHAYLPTVTPGQRYGYRVYGPWDPGAGHRCDPSKLLLDPYGKSFHGDFDFSQALFSYDLTAEPPGTGNPPQVDSLGHTMTSVVINPFFQWGSDRSPKTPYHDTVIYEAHVKGMTQTHPGIPEELRGTYAGLSHPVVIEYLQSLNITAIELMPVHQFMHDHRLLDLGLRNYWGYNTVGFFAPHFQYAATRHAGGAVAEFKTMVKAFHDAGIEVILDVVYNHTAEGNHLGPTINFRGIDNAAYYRLLDGQLEYYKDFTGTGNSLNARHPHTLQLIMDSLRYWVLEMHVDGFRFDLASTLAREFYDVDRLSAFFDLVQQDPVVSQVKLIAEPWDVGEGGYQVGNFPGLWTEWNGKYRDTVRDYWRGEPSTLGEFASRLTGSSDLYEATGRRPGASINFVTCHDGFTLNDLVSYNEKHNEANGEDNRDGESHNRSWNCGVEGPTDDPEVLALRAKQMRNIMGTLMLSQGTPMIAHGDEIGRTQSGNNNVYCQDSELSWMDWSRLESNADHLEFTRKVLAFRKRHPAFRRRRFFEGKPIRSGDQVRDIAWLTPAGTEMTPEDWGTGLGTCVAVFLNGDSIPAPNARGERVVDDTFLLCFNANDHEQDFVTPNGDYAAEWTGDLDTSSPTGDSGLVVAAGEKISLQARSLLVLRKTA is encoded by the coding sequence ATGTCGACCGTCTGGCCCGGCGAGGCCTACCCGCTCGGCGCGACCTACGACGGTGCGGGCACCAACTTCTCGCTGTTCTCGGAAGTCGCCGAACGCGTCGAGCTGTGTCTGATCGCCAAGGACGGGACCGAGCACCGGATCAATCTCGAAGAGGTCGACGGTTACGTCTGGCACGCCTACCTGCCGACTGTCACGCCTGGGCAGCGGTACGGGTACCGGGTGTACGGCCCGTGGGATCCCGGCGCCGGACATCGGTGCGACCCCAGCAAGCTGCTGCTGGACCCGTACGGCAAGTCGTTCCACGGCGACTTCGATTTCAGCCAGGCCCTGTTCTCCTACGACCTGACGGCCGAACCTCCCGGCACCGGAAACCCGCCGCAGGTCGACTCCCTGGGCCACACCATGACCAGCGTGGTGATCAACCCGTTCTTCCAATGGGGCTCGGACCGCTCACCCAAGACCCCGTATCACGACACGGTCATCTACGAGGCACATGTCAAGGGAATGACCCAGACTCACCCGGGCATCCCGGAGGAACTCCGGGGCACCTATGCGGGGCTGAGCCACCCGGTGGTCATCGAGTACCTCCAGTCGCTGAACATCACCGCGATCGAGCTGATGCCGGTGCACCAGTTCATGCACGACCATCGGCTGCTGGACCTCGGGTTGCGGAACTACTGGGGCTACAACACAGTCGGTTTCTTCGCCCCGCACTTCCAATATGCGGCCACCAGGCACGCCGGCGGCGCCGTGGCCGAGTTCAAGACCATGGTCAAGGCGTTTCACGATGCCGGTATCGAGGTCATCCTCGATGTGGTCTACAACCACACCGCCGAAGGAAACCACCTCGGTCCCACCATCAACTTCCGCGGGATCGACAACGCCGCGTACTACCGGCTCCTCGACGGGCAGCTCGAGTACTACAAGGATTTCACCGGGACCGGCAACAGCCTCAATGCCCGGCACCCGCACACGCTGCAACTGATCATGGACTCTCTGCGGTACTGGGTACTGGAGATGCACGTCGACGGCTTCCGATTCGACCTGGCATCAACGCTGGCCCGCGAGTTCTATGACGTGGACCGGCTTTCGGCGTTCTTCGACCTGGTCCAGCAGGACCCGGTGGTCAGCCAGGTGAAACTGATCGCCGAACCGTGGGACGTCGGCGAGGGCGGCTACCAGGTCGGCAACTTCCCCGGCTTGTGGACCGAGTGGAACGGCAAGTACCGCGACACGGTGCGTGATTACTGGCGCGGCGAACCCTCGACGCTCGGCGAGTTCGCGTCCCGGCTCACCGGCTCCTCAGACCTCTACGAGGCCACCGGCCGCCGGCCCGGCGCCAGCATCAACTTCGTCACCTGCCACGACGGATTCACCCTCAACGATCTGGTGTCCTACAACGAGAAGCACAACGAGGCCAACGGTGAGGACAACCGCGACGGCGAGAGCCACAACCGCTCGTGGAACTGCGGCGTCGAGGGCCCGACCGACGACCCGGAGGTCCTGGCCCTGCGCGCCAAGCAGATGCGCAACATCATGGGGACACTGATGCTGTCCCAGGGCACCCCGATGATCGCCCACGGCGATGAGATCGGTCGGACCCAGTCGGGCAACAACAACGTGTACTGCCAGGACTCCGAGCTGTCCTGGATGGACTGGTCACGGCTCGAGAGCAACGCCGACCACCTGGAGTTCACCCGCAAGGTGCTGGCATTCCGCAAGCGCCATCCCGCGTTTCGGCGTCGCCGGTTCTTCGAGGGCAAGCCCATCCGCAGCGGTGACCAGGTTCGGGACATCGCGTGGCTCACCCCGGCGGGAACCGAGATGACCCCCGAGGACTGGGGCACCGGGTTGGGCACCTGTGTCGCGGTGTTCCTCAACGGCGATTCCATCCCGGCCCCCAACGCGCGAGGTGAACGCGTCGTCGACGACACGTTCCTGTTGTGCTTCAACGCCAACGACCACGAGCAGGACTTCGTCACCCCGAACGGCGATTACGCCGCCGAATGGACCGGCGACCTCGACACCTCCAGTCCGACAGGCGATTCCGGTCTCGTGGTGGCCGCGGGTGAGAAGATCTCACTACAGGCCCGCTCGCTGCTCGTGCTGCGCAAGACGGCCTGA